A portion of the Paenibacillus marchantiae genome contains these proteins:
- a CDS encoding endolytic transglycosylase MltG, which produces MDKRSLWIGLGSGMIVGAVLLQLATVGQNALSESSLDPELATANLTKEQLESAAKSMDMKLIASDDELYTEAEWVNKKKQESSELQGKTATAPEATDSAVKPEQPDNPKQPVNNESDKQNEVTQPETIEPSTPNSPEVAATVSFKVRSGNSLAIVAGNLEKAGIVDSAQAFIKAGRAERINTKIQVGTYDLEKGESFKSIIAKITKEPSN; this is translated from the coding sequence GCGGTATTGCTGCAGCTGGCAACGGTTGGACAAAACGCATTGTCTGAGAGTAGTCTCGACCCCGAGCTGGCTACAGCCAACCTGACGAAGGAACAGCTGGAATCGGCCGCCAAGAGCATGGATATGAAGCTTATAGCTTCTGATGATGAGCTGTATACAGAGGCTGAGTGGGTAAATAAGAAGAAACAGGAAAGCAGTGAACTACAGGGAAAAACGGCAACGGCACCTGAAGCCACAGATTCTGCTGTGAAACCGGAGCAACCCGACAATCCAAAGCAACCTGTCAACAATGAAAGCGACAAACAGAACGAAGTCACTCAGCCAGAGACGATCGAGCCGTCAACTCCTAACAGTCCCGAAGTTGCGGCTACCGTATCTTTCAAAGTACGTTCAGGAAACAGTCTGGCCATTGTGGCGGGGAATTTGGAGAAAGCCGGTATTGTAGATAGTGCACAAGCTTTTATTAAGGCTGGCAGAGCAGAGCGAATTAATACCAAAATACAAGTCGGGACCTATGACTTGGAAAAAGGCGAAAGTTTCAAATCTATTATTGCCAAGATTACAAAAGAACCGT